From Methanococcus maripaludis, the proteins below share one genomic window:
- the tfe gene encoding transcription factor E, giving the protein MNLSKDEIFTMLENPLIQQVLFEIMDEDVVGFDVLSVLINTNEVTDDEISRQLDVKLNNIRRILYKLYEARLVDYNREKDEETNWYTYTWKPSLEKVPALVAKKMKNVLNGLKEQLNVEETNMFFFCSDCEIKFTFEDAMDSGFRCPQCGEMMYEYDNKKDISLLKEQIKYLEDEFNKNPLFSTY; this is encoded by the coding sequence ATGAATTTATCAAAAGATGAGATATTTACAATGCTCGAAAACCCCCTGATTCAACAAGTACTTTTTGAAATAATGGATGAGGACGTTGTTGGCTTTGATGTTTTGTCAGTACTTATCAATACTAATGAAGTAACAGATGACGAGATTTCAAGACAGTTGGATGTAAAATTAAACAATATTAGAAGGATACTCTACAAATTATACGAAGCAAGGCTTGTAGATTATAATCGAGAAAAGGACGAAGAAACAAACTGGTACACTTACACCTGGAAACCATCTCTTGAAAAAGTGCCAGCACTGGTTGCTAAAAAAATGAAAAATGTATTAAATGGTTTAAAAGAACAGCTAAATGTGGAAGAAACAAACATGTTTTTTTTCTGTTCTGACTGTGAAATTAAATTTACATTTGAAGATGCGATGGATAGTGGATTTAGATGCCCCCAATGTGGCGAGATGATGTATGAATACGATAATAAAAAGGACATTTCACTATTAAAAGAACAAATTAAATATTTAGAGGACGAATTTAATAAAAACCCTCTTTTTTCTACTTATTAA
- a CDS encoding ATP-grasp domain-containing protein: MKALVVGACTRPVVNSLKKLNFEVYSVSHYNPVDLNADHKKYTINDKFHGHLVDKYSEKELLNLSKEYVDLVDYIFVCSGIFESKTSKTPNWDVVGNSPKRIKNISDKYKTVKKLENLGFNVPVTYLVNNKYQFEKCLSELKSVVVKPISGSGGIGVTNIDFQNTDNLDINYPVLVQECIKSESYSASFIGSNFLCFNKQLINNNIYVGNISPYVLNLKNETIQEFEEIIASLDLLGMNGIDFMLKDGIPYIIEVNPRILGTYETIELSSKYNLSKAILENKPVKPKDCFFKKIVFSDKGSSYSIDKNPFLRDIPQKGTYIEEGEPVVTIIGRNMADVREMECGILRGV, encoded by the coding sequence ATGAAAGCTCTCGTTGTTGGGGCATGTACGCGCCCTGTTGTAAATTCTTTAAAAAAATTAAATTTTGAGGTCTATTCAGTTTCTCACTATAACCCTGTGGATTTAAATGCAGATCATAAAAAATATACTATCAATGACAAATTTCACGGACATTTGGTAGATAAATATTCTGAAAAAGAATTATTAAATCTTTCAAAAGAATATGTGGATTTGGTTGATTATATTTTTGTATGTTCTGGAATATTTGAGAGTAAAACTTCAAAAACTCCAAACTGGGACGTTGTTGGAAACTCACCAAAAAGAATTAAAAATATAAGTGATAAATATAAAACTGTAAAGAAATTGGAAAATTTAGGCTTTAATGTGCCGGTAACATACCTAGTAAATAATAAATACCAGTTTGAAAAATGCTTATCGGAGTTAAAGTCTGTAGTAGTAAAACCTATTTCAGGTAGCGGCGGAATTGGTGTAACTAATATTGATTTTCAAAATACGGATAATTTGGATATAAACTATCCTGTACTGGTTCAGGAATGTATCAAATCTGAATCATACAGTGCTTCATTTATCGGTTCAAATTTTTTATGTTTTAACAAGCAATTGATAAATAACAATATTTATGTAGGAAACATATCCCCGTATGTTTTAAACTTGAAAAACGAAACAATTCAGGAATTTGAAGAAATAATAGCTTCGCTGGATCTTTTAGGGATGAATGGAATTGATTTCATGCTAAAAGATGGAATTCCATATATTATCGAAGTAAATCCTAGGATTTTAGGAACTTATGAAACAATAGAATTATCTTCAAAATACAATCTTTCAAAGGCAATTCTCGAAAATAAACCCGTAAAACCAAAAGACTGTTTTTTTAAAAAAATAGTTTTTTCAGACAAAGGTTCATCATATTCCATCGATAAAAATCCATTTTTAAGGGATATCCCACAAAAAGGAACCTATATCGAAGAGGGAGAACCAGTCGTTACAATAATCGGAAGAAACATGGCTGATGTAAGAGAAATGGAGTGCGGTATTTTAAGAGGTGTATGA
- the mptA gene encoding GTP cyclohydrolase MptA yields the protein MQCNDVQATEPDIKVSLTRVGVTNLKKLVKLKRKNKRDIVLLPTFEVFVDLPSSQKGIHMSRSPEVIEEVVENILLEKEIYGVEDLSVEIVMKLFEKHEYATRAEVMLYSDYMMEEKSPVTKKDSQEIGKIIARAYGVKDSNGKIDVKKMVGAEVVGITACPCAQNMLKENAVASLTEKGFSNEDIKKILDSVTIATHNQRGIGTVMIEVPNGYTVGISKIIKIIKDSMSGEVYELLKRSDEAFVVEAAHKNPKFVEDCAREMIKRVVDVFDYLPEDTQVLVRQVNKESIHRHDAFAERNSTIRELRDELKTLTN from the coding sequence ATGCAATGCAATGACGTTCAGGCAACAGAACCTGATATTAAGGTTTCATTAACCCGGGTTGGCGTAACAAACCTAAAAAAACTTGTAAAATTAAAAAGAAAAAATAAAAGAGACATCGTTCTTCTCCCCACCTTCGAAGTTTTTGTGGATCTTCCAAGTTCACAAAAAGGAATTCATATGTCAAGAAGCCCCGAAGTAATCGAAGAAGTAGTTGAAAACATACTTTTAGAAAAGGAAATTTATGGTGTTGAAGATTTATCTGTTGAAATAGTTATGAAACTCTTCGAAAAACACGAATATGCGACAAGAGCCGAAGTAATGCTTTACAGCGATTACATGATGGAAGAAAAATCCCCTGTAACAAAAAAAGATTCTCAGGAAATTGGAAAGATAATCGCAAGAGCATATGGTGTAAAAGACAGCAATGGAAAAATAGATGTAAAAAAGATGGTTGGTGCAGAAGTCGTTGGAATTACGGCATGCCCCTGTGCACAAAACATGTTAAAAGAAAATGCAGTTGCTAGTTTAACTGAAAAAGGATTTTCAAATGAAGACATTAAAAAAATTCTTGATTCAGTTACTATTGCAACACACAACCAAAGAGGAATTGGAACGGTTATGATAGAAGTTCCAAATGGATATACTGTTGGAATTTCAAAAATAATCAAAATAATTAAAGATTCAATGAGTGGGGAAGTTTACGAACTTTTGAAGAGAAGTGACGAAGCTTTTGTTGTAGAGGCAGCTCACAAAAATCCAAAATTTGTTGAAGACTGTGCAAGAGAGATGATAAAAAGAGTTGTGGATGTTTTTGATTATCTTCCTGAAGACACACAAGTTCTTGTAAGGCAGGTAAATAAAGAGAGTATTCACAGACACGATGCTTTTGCAGAAAGAAATTCTACAATAAGGGAACTAAGGGACGAACTTAAAACTTTAACAAATTAA
- a CDS encoding AAA family ATPase, whose product MLDPIEFIHNASSISKKSMNRLKLKTNPFSEKPIRGNTKFFVGRTSELSEIADILGAAQYGSVANAAIVGTKGIGKSSILNILYYASKRHNHWVVELEASQITARQFLIQLMYGIIKDNLFSVDGTLSSDYMKHSQKIIEIYKRLSNYSDKTPVHYPREKIERDLKYLLNEVKEENKLCVILIDEADQFAKRSCLGLLQFFHSFLYEDDILTFLAGPPTMVEDLTKISPAIRDRIPKIINMPPLTKEEAYDLIKRRLEDSQITGAKGYQPFSEQSIEKIIEECDGIPRRIIMTCSEAVSLGLKNGVDEIDDEIARNAMKNLGISVGHQILNHLTPAQSKIIKAMAELGGSSTVTELSGILNNSTGTIGTHLSDIYEMGYIYKERDGYNVYYTLSKELKDVLITKEDIS is encoded by the coding sequence ATGTTAGACCCAATTGAATTTATTCATAATGCATCATCGATATCGAAAAAATCAATGAACAGGTTAAAATTAAAAACGAACCCATTTTCAGAAAAACCAATTAGGGGTAACACCAAATTTTTTGTTGGAAGAACTTCTGAACTTTCTGAAATTGCGGACATTTTGGGTGCGGCACAGTATGGTAGTGTTGCAAATGCTGCAATAGTTGGTACAAAAGGAATTGGAAAAAGTTCGATACTAAATATATTGTATTACGCTTCAAAAAGACACAATCATTGGGTTGTTGAATTAGAAGCCTCACAAATCACTGCAAGACAGTTTTTAATACAATTAATGTATGGAATCATCAAAGATAATCTGTTTTCAGTAGATGGAACTCTTTCATCTGACTATATGAAACATTCTCAAAAAATAATTGAGATTTATAAAAGACTCAGCAATTACAGTGATAAAACGCCTGTTCACTACCCTCGTGAAAAAATTGAAAGAGATTTAAAATATCTGTTAAACGAAGTAAAAGAAGAAAACAAACTCTGCGTTATATTAATTGATGAAGCAGACCAGTTTGCAAAAAGAAGCTGTCTTGGACTTTTACAGTTTTTCCACTCATTCTTATATGAGGATGATATTTTAACGTTTTTAGCAGGCCCTCCAACAATGGTTGAAGATTTGACAAAAATATCCCCTGCAATAAGAGATAGAATTCCAAAAATCATAAATATGCCTCCTCTTACAAAAGAAGAAGCATATGATCTTATAAAAAGAAGACTCGAAGATTCACAAATAACTGGTGCGAAAGGATATCAACCTTTTTCAGAACAGAGCATCGAGAAAATAATTGAGGAATGTGACGGAATTCCAAGAAGAATTATAATGACATGTTCTGAAGCAGTTTCTCTCGGACTTAAAAATGGTGTAGATGAAATAGATGACGAAATTGCAAGAAACGCAATGAAAAATCTCGGGATAAGTGTAGGACACCAGATTTTAAACCACTTAACACCCGCCCAGTCTAAAATAATAAAAGCAATGGCTGAACTTGGTGGAAGCTCCACTGTAACTGAACTTTCAGGAATTTTAAACAATTCAACAGGAACGATTGGAACACACCTTTCAGATATTTATGAAATGGGGTATATTTATAAAGAAAGAGATGGATATAATGTATACTACACTTTATCCAAGGAATTAAAGGACGTTTTGATAACAAAAGAAGATATTTCGTAA
- a CDS encoding helix-turn-helix domain-containing protein produces MEAILKKLVNTKERKLILTKLLKEPMCCEDLSNELNISKGLPAQFLKLCTSLNLVKRERTSHRVYYSINPENYLKIYNAVVIEDRKIEEKKNLKHSLKKDEFQTTLSVENTSKDYDIKKIDNGFGGTTFILNDKDSSFEIFKTNENNYWCVACQSDNCEHVLYLKKAYSKKRN; encoded by the coding sequence ATGGAAGCTATTTTAAAAAAACTAGTAAATACTAAAGAAAGAAAATTAATACTAACTAAACTTTTGAAAGAACCAATGTGTTGTGAAGATCTTTCAAATGAATTGAATATATCAAAAGGACTTCCTGCACAATTTTTAAAATTATGCACTTCATTAAATCTTGTTAAAAGGGAAAGGACCAGCCATAGAGTGTATTATTCGATAAATCCGGAAAATTATTTGAAAATATATAACGCAGTAGTAATTGAAGACCGGAAAATTGAAGAAAAAAAGAATTTAAAACACAGTTTAAAAAAAGACGAATTCCAAACCACCCTTTCTGTTGAAAATACTTCAAAAGATTATGATATTAAAAAAATAGACAATGGTTTTGGAGGAACTACATTTATTTTAAATGATAAAGATAGTTCTTTTGAAATATTCAAAACAAATGAAAATAACTACTGGTGTGTGGCTTGCCAGAGTGATAATTGTGAACATGTTTTGTACTTAAAAAAAGCGTATTCTAAAAAACGTAATTAA
- a CDS encoding helix-turn-helix domain-containing protein: MEIIYNKPEIYATNDIWIQPVSRSSVLESDVVGNCKIINDIPILRVLGSPSLKKTVLNILHVLKDKMTLFKNNFEIKGMDNIFKYLNDVYFDKSVNNYYRAKKAWYRVIGDLFEDVNNWNFKKVMGKLITILKVLNPILVFDLHDVSKWNHLKTYNRFIQFLKNEGISIVLRCPFEAYSYLKNNFDNHKTNSVAAVIYYAKNKGHLISEKVSEELLKISCGNLKIIDLILANSKRDLKNMRDLKINWKKIIPEVLPKKYKNIVQKIFLLKKFNIKEIAGMLEYSSSTVYNYLNELVGLNIIKKRKVNKNILFKLDIDKKTALDIVQSNVSFKDIFFEINNFKDINLKKRTEIFNGFLIFG, from the coding sequence ATGGAAATTATTTACAATAAACCCGAAATTTATGCAACAAATGATATCTGGATTCAGCCTGTTAGCAGGAGCTCTGTTTTGGAATCAGATGTTGTTGGAAATTGTAAAATAATCAATGATATTCCAATTTTAAGGGTTTTAGGAAGTCCGTCATTAAAAAAGACTGTTTTGAACATTTTGCACGTTTTAAAAGATAAAATGACCCTTTTTAAAAATAATTTCGAAATTAAAGGGATGGATAATATTTTTAAGTATTTAAACGATGTCTATTTTGATAAATCCGTTAATAATTATTACAGGGCCAAAAAAGCATGGTATAGGGTAATTGGAGATTTATTTGAGGATGTTAATAACTGGAACTTTAAAAAAGTAATGGGTAAATTAATAACTATTTTGAAAGTTTTAAACCCGATTTTGGTATTTGACCTTCACGATGTTTCAAAATGGAATCACTTGAAAACATATAATAGGTTTATTCAATTTTTGAAAAATGAAGGAATAAGTATTGTTTTAAGGTGTCCTTTTGAAGCTTATTCGTATTTAAAAAATAATTTTGATAACCATAAAACAAACAGTGTTGCTGCAGTAATATATTATGCAAAAAATAAAGGCCATTTGATATCAGAAAAAGTTTCAGAAGAACTTTTGAAAATAAGTTGTGGAAATTTAAAAATAATTGATTTGATACTTGCTAATTCAAAAAGAGACCTTAAAAATATGCGAGATTTAAAAATAAACTGGAAAAAAATAATTCCAGAAGTTCTGCCTAAAAAATACAAAAATATTGTCCAAAAAATATTCCTGTTAAAAAAATTCAATATCAAGGAAATAGCTGGCATGTTAGAATACAGTTCTTCAACAGTTTATAATTACTTAAATGAACTTGTTGGATTGAATATTATTAAAAAAAGAAAGGTTAATAAAAATATCCTTTTTAAACTAGATATTGATAAAAAAACAGCTTTAGACATAGTTCAATCAAATGTTAGTTTTAAAGATATATTTTTTGAAATTAATAATTTTAAAGATATAAACTTGAAAAAGCGTACGGAAATTTTCAATGGATTTTTAATTTTTGGATAG
- a CDS encoding ATP-binding protein, with translation MDDKQIQNIRPRLTECLKTLNFQDIISEKKKVAIDIDNIYKHGVIDFIEFLEEFPKEGIELLEECYRDAYYSIKTEKPDIVITVKNIPEEFNKSEKKQNYTIEDIKSGTLGKLIEFEGIIVIATKIKSALKKATYVCTQCGEKKIQEVENPFEAYFEPICPKCAQNMTLIEDESEYIDFQEIKVQQPLDSMGDPEEPPKYITVFLEHSPGIYCGRVKVTGIPIKNQKNKNIPIYDIYVKGINCEVLEDKIEADLNEEDIKNIEKVGKNPKVIDILSERLIPEIKGYEIIKKAIFLQQVKGVKKGNKRADSHLLLITDPGIGKSVMLRKIAEIPGNLYGSATTASGVGLTAAVIREKTEIGDDTWVIKPGLLVKANKGTACIDELTVNRDLQTFVLEAMESQTIHVSKGGINAKLPSECAIIAACNPRWGRFDPNVSIPEQINIPAPMLSRFDLIFPIKDEADRSKDKDIAQHIINVHRAYLSKEVSKNMKLDHIIVDDVLIDRDFVIKYIEYAKTKSPIISESAEKLLTEFYLNMRKGSVQITARQLEAAIRIAEAHAKAKLKDVVDEEDANEAISIITESLKETAYDPETGQFDVDKISGVGKKDRSKMMGVYDLIKALAEKSDNDLVIIDEIVEAGKSKGIDEEHILLSIKKLKSNGDIDEPKTGKFRII, from the coding sequence ATGGATGATAAACAGATTCAAAATATTCGGCCAAGACTTACAGAATGCTTAAAAACGCTAAATTTTCAAGATATTATCTCGGAAAAAAAGAAAGTAGCCATTGATATAGATAATATCTATAAACATGGTGTAATTGACTTTATAGAGTTTTTAGAAGAATTTCCAAAAGAAGGAATAGAACTCCTTGAAGAGTGTTACAGGGATGCATATTATTCAATAAAAACGGAAAAGCCCGATATTGTAATTACTGTAAAAAACATACCTGAAGAATTTAATAAATCAGAAAAAAAGCAAAATTATACTATTGAAGATATTAAAAGTGGCACTCTTGGAAAATTGATTGAATTTGAAGGAATAATTGTTATCGCGACAAAAATAAAATCAGCCTTAAAAAAGGCAACTTACGTATGCACACAATGTGGCGAAAAAAAAATACAGGAAGTTGAAAATCCATTTGAAGCTTATTTTGAACCAATATGTCCAAAATGTGCACAAAATATGACTTTAATTGAGGACGAATCTGAATATATTGATTTTCAGGAAATTAAAGTTCAACAGCCCCTTGATTCTATGGGCGACCCTGAAGAGCCACCCAAATATATTACTGTATTTTTAGAACACAGCCCTGGAATTTATTGTGGGCGTGTAAAAGTTACAGGAATTCCAATAAAAAACCAGAAAAACAAAAATATCCCGATTTATGATATTTATGTTAAAGGAATTAATTGTGAAGTTTTAGAAGATAAAATTGAAGCAGATTTAAATGAAGAAGATATCAAAAATATCGAAAAAGTTGGAAAAAATCCAAAAGTAATAGATATATTATCTGAAAGGCTGATTCCTGAAATTAAAGGTTATGAAATTATCAAAAAAGCGATATTTTTACAGCAAGTTAAAGGAGTTAAAAAAGGAAACAAAAGAGCTGACAGCCACTTGCTTTTAATTACTGATCCAGGTATTGGAAAATCAGTTATGCTTAGAAAAATTGCTGAAATTCCTGGAAATTTGTACGGGTCAGCCACTACTGCATCAGGTGTTGGTTTAACTGCTGCAGTTATTCGTGAAAAAACAGAAATTGGAGACGATACCTGGGTTATTAAACCTGGGCTTTTAGTTAAAGCAAATAAAGGAACTGCATGTATTGATGAGCTTACAGTTAATCGGGACCTTCAAACATTTGTTCTTGAAGCTATGGAATCTCAGACAATACATGTCAGTAAAGGTGGAATTAATGCAAAATTGCCATCAGAATGTGCAATTATTGCAGCATGTAACCCGAGATGGGGTAGATTTGACCCAAATGTCTCGATTCCTGAACAGATAAATATTCCTGCACCTATGCTGAGCAGGTTTGATTTAATATTCCCGATAAAAGATGAAGCAGATCGATCAAAAGATAAAGACATTGCACAGCACATTATCAATGTTCATAGAGCATATTTAAGTAAAGAAGTTTCGAAAAATATGAAACTCGACCATATTATAGTCGATGATGTCTTGATTGACAGGGATTTTGTAATAAAATATATAGAATATGCAAAAACTAAATCGCCAATAATTTCAGAAAGTGCTGAAAAGCTTCTCACTGAATTTTATTTAAACATGAGAAAAGGTTCTGTTCAAATTACTGCAAGACAGCTTGAAGCGGCAATCCGTATTGCAGAAGCGCATGCAAAAGCAAAATTAAAAGATGTTGTTGACGAAGAAGACGCAAATGAAGCCATTTCAATAATTACTGAATCTTTAAAAGAAACTGCATATGATCCTGAAACCGGACAATTTGATGTCGATAAAATTTCAGGAGTTGGAAAAAAAGATAGAAGTAAGATGATGGGCGTATATGATTTAATAAAAGCACTTGCTGAAAAAAGTGATAACGATCTTGTAATAATTGATGAAATCGTAGAAGCTGGAAAATCAAAAGGAATTGATGAAGAACATATCCTACTTTCGATTAAAAAGCTTAAAAGTAATGGGGACATTGATGAACCTAAGACTGGAAAATTCAGGATAATTTAA
- a CDS encoding DUF4013 domain-containing protein, translating to MDFERAFKFPTDDPDWIKKVVIGAILSIIPIVNFISFGYALELLKNIIDSKEELPEWSEFGGKFVKGLVAVIIYIIYMIIPAIIMFVFGGTSIMAMANGHDAAIAGGIVGFGITMLLVILLAFVIGFIIPMAIANYIAYDEFGAAFRFSQIFDKIKDNFSDYIIMYLIIIVVGAVSGFLAGLIPFIGMLIAVFINFYISLVYAFILGKIYIK from the coding sequence ATGGATTTTGAACGGGCATTTAAGTTCCCGACGGACGATCCAGATTGGATCAAAAAAGTTGTTATTGGTGCGATATTATCTATAATTCCAATAGTAAACTTTATTTCATTTGGCTATGCGCTAGAACTTCTTAAAAATATAATTGATTCAAAAGAAGAACTTCCAGAATGGTCTGAATTTGGCGGTAAATTTGTAAAAGGGCTAGTTGCCGTTATAATCTATATAATATATATGATAATTCCAGCAATAATTATGTTTGTATTTGGCGGAACTTCAATAATGGCAATGGCTAATGGTCACGATGCAGCAATTGCAGGCGGTATTGTTGGCTTTGGTATTACAATGCTTTTAGTAATATTGCTTGCATTTGTAATTGGATTTATTATTCCAATGGCAATTGCAAATTACATCGCATACGATGAATTTGGAGCAGCATTTAGATTTTCACAAATATTTGATAAAATAAAAGATAATTTTTCAGATTATATAATAATGTATTTAATAATAATTGTTGTAGGTGCAGTTTCTGGCTTTTTAGCAGGATTAATTCCATTTATTGGAATGCTAATTGCAGTATTCATCAATTTTTACATTAGTTTAGTATATGCATTTATTTTAGGTAAGATTTATATTAAATAA
- a CDS encoding cobyrinic acid a,c-diamide synthase (Catalysis of the conversion of cobyrinic acid to cobyrinic acid a,c-diamide via the intermediate formation of cobyrinic acid c-monoamide): MEIGLIDIKGTLPCFENFGNLPTKIIDENNISEIKNLEMLIIPGGSIVESGSFTEEFKKQILDFDNYIVGICSGFQILSEKIDIGRKSPVPIVKEGLGLLNVEFSPLICTDLVKFNFENDNLFGKKNQLGHGFHCHTYGNIEITNNSTEKWTTSKIEKLNYKMVGKQNILSGVFKNKVYGTMVHNLLDNNFVVKNFLKNMKITEDEKQNIFKKNSILKEKLKNRSKISENFKTESEDKKGIILLATGSESGKTFLSTSICSKLKGKTFVSKIGPDVRDIVPSLYLLREPMTKFSSIKISDRGWSEPSEFLEFVKNSEFNNYIIEGVMGAFTGALNKKNYSGSEVSKILGFPVYIISSCSKTGIEGSFVECMAYYSLLKEMGVNVAGIILNRVYNAELLDKVKKIADDLNIDLIGVNKLNVNVDNKRGLIPEVEIDYEEFCNATMKLDFDIDIPEIKPEKINEDSKTFEKYLKIWSEKLININ; the protein is encoded by the coding sequence ATGGAAATTGGATTAATTGATATTAAAGGAACACTACCTTGTTTTGAAAATTTTGGAAACCTCCCGACAAAAATTATTGATGAAAACAACATTTCAGAGATAAAAAACCTTGAAATGCTGATAATACCTGGGGGAAGTATTGTTGAAAGCGGATCTTTTACTGAGGAATTTAAAAAACAGATTTTAGATTTTGATAATTATATTGTTGGAATATGCAGTGGATTTCAAATACTCTCTGAAAAAATTGATATTGGAAGAAAAAGCCCCGTTCCAATTGTAAAAGAAGGACTCGGCCTTTTGAACGTTGAATTTTCGCCATTAATTTGTACAGATTTAGTAAAATTTAACTTTGAAAATGATAATTTATTTGGTAAAAAAAATCAATTAGGACACGGTTTTCACTGCCACACCTATGGAAACATTGAAATTACCAATAATTCAACTGAAAAATGGACAACTTCAAAAATTGAAAAATTAAACTACAAAATGGTTGGAAAACAGAATATTTTGTCCGGTGTTTTTAAAAATAAAGTTTATGGAACGATGGTTCATAATTTACTCGATAATAATTTCGTTGTTAAAAATTTTTTAAAAAACATGAAAATTACTGAAGATGAAAAACAAAATATTTTTAAGAAAAATTCAATTTTAAAGGAAAAACTAAAAAACAGATCCAAAATCTCTGAAAACTTCAAAACTGAATCAGAAGATAAAAAAGGAATAATATTACTTGCAACGGGTTCTGAAAGTGGAAAAACATTTCTTTCAACGAGTATCTGCTCAAAATTAAAAGGAAAAACTTTTGTTTCAAAAATAGGTCCTGATGTAAGGGATATTGTGCCTTCATTATATCTTTTAAGAGAACCCATGACTAAATTTAGCAGTATTAAAATCTCAGATCGAGGCTGGTCTGAACCGTCCGAATTTTTAGAATTTGTCAAAAATTCCGAATTTAATAATTATATTATAGAAGGTGTCATGGGTGCATTTACTGGAGCCCTAAATAAGAAAAACTATAGCGGATCAGAAGTTTCGAAAATTTTAGGTTTTCCAGTATATATTATATCATCATGTAGTAAAACAGGAATTGAAGGATCTTTTGTTGAATGTATGGCTTACTACTCGTTATTAAAAGAAATGGGCGTTAATGTCGCTGGAATTATATTGAACAGGGTTTATAATGCAGAATTACTTGATAAAGTTAAAAAAATTGCGGATGATTTAAATATTGATTTAATCGGCGTAAATAAACTAAATGTAAATGTTGATAATAAAAGAGGGCTCATTCCAGAAGTTGAAATCGATTACGAAGAATTTTGTAACGCCACGATGAAACTTGATTTTGATATAGATATTCCAGAAATTAAGCCTGAAAAAATTAATGAAGATTCTAAAACTTTCGAAAAATATTTGAAAATTTGGTCTGAAAAACTAATAAATATAAACTAA
- a CDS encoding potassium channel family protein: protein MESMEKIKIGIFVLFVVIISFSLMFMYIEGWTLLQAIYFSVATISTVGYGDFYPTSEFGQLLTILFIVFGVSTGLYTLGAFAESFIGGYFKRYNRRIKMKKRIEMLENHYIVCGYGRIGRVVIDRLRESGLDYVAIDSNSEILEAEFEKDPNFNYIVGDATHDEYLIDAQIDRAKALISTVSTDSDNVYITLSSKRLNPKLYVVSKADEQVAMDKLLIAGADKVVSPYMIGGLRVAELAMKPGILDFVSTFMSIAKYEYDEDLEIRKILIGKNSKIRGKTLTESQIRYNSRVTIIGIKKENDLLVNPGPEIILEYNDQIYAFGTGEQLDVLESMV, encoded by the coding sequence ATGGAATCAATGGAAAAAATTAAGATCGGAATTTTTGTATTATTTGTTGTTATAATTTCGTTTTCATTAATGTTTATGTATATCGAGGGCTGGACCCTTTTACAGGCAATTTATTTTTCAGTGGCTACAATTTCAACAGTTGGTTATGGTGATTTTTACCCAACTTCAGAATTTGGCCAACTTTTGACAATTTTGTTTATTGTTTTTGGAGTAAGTACTGGACTTTATACGCTGGGTGCGTTTGCGGAGTCGTTTATTGGCGGTTATTTTAAAAGATACAACAGGCGGATCAAAATGAAAAAAAGAATAGAAATGCTCGAAAACCACTACATTGTCTGCGGTTATGGTAGAATTGGCAGGGTTGTAATAGATCGATTAAGGGAAAGTGGTCTTGATTATGTTGCAATTGATAGTAATTCAGAAATTTTAGAAGCAGAATTTGAAAAAGATCCAAATTTTAATTATATTGTTGGGGATGCCACACACGATGAATATTTAATAGATGCGCAGATAGACCGTGCAAAAGCACTTATTTCAACAGTTTCAACAGATTCAGATAATGTATATATTACACTTTCTTCAAAAAGACTGAATCCGAAATTATATGTCGTTTCAAAAGCAGATGAGCAGGTTGCAATGGATAAATTATTAATTGCAGGCGCTGACAAGGTTGTTTCACCTTATATGATTGGAGGTCTCAGGGTTGCGGAACTTGCAATGAAACCTGGGATTTTAGATTTTGTTTCAACTTTCATGTCTATTGCAAAATATGAATATGATGAAGATTTGGAAATTAGAAAAATACTAATTGGGAAAAATTCAAAAATTCGCGGAAAAACACTAACTGAATCGCAAATACGATATAATAGTAGGGTAACAATTATCGGAATTAAAAAAGAGAATGATTTACTTGTAAATCCAGGTCCTGAGATTATTTTGGAATACAATGATCAAATATATGCTTTTGGGACTGGCGAACAATTAGATGTTCTTGAAAGTATGGTTTAA